Proteins from one Catenuloplanes atrovinosus genomic window:
- a CDS encoding DUF305 domain-containing protein translates to MRLTDRRVLIGAGAIVVLAATATGIALTSKSDGEDPVAAPGTASAAPVPQRSAILPGRPGESARVVLPTPPSGGPGAPGASDPWNQADADFLRKMIPHHRQAVEISGLAATRAGNPRIVALADRIADTQTVEINAYRGWLTQRNLGEELPGHDHATMPGMQSPERIAELTAMSGDEFDRRFVEMMTDHHAGAIAMADEALRAGENPWVAQIATSVAHEQAVEIDRMSEIIVG, encoded by the coding sequence ATGCGATTGACGGACCGGCGGGTCCTGATCGGTGCCGGAGCGATCGTGGTGCTGGCCGCCACCGCCACCGGCATCGCACTGACGTCCAAATCGGACGGCGAGGACCCGGTCGCCGCCCCGGGCACGGCCAGTGCCGCGCCGGTGCCGCAGCGCTCGGCCATCCTGCCCGGCCGCCCCGGCGAGTCCGCCCGGGTGGTGCTGCCCACGCCGCCCTCGGGCGGGCCCGGCGCGCCCGGCGCGTCCGACCCGTGGAACCAGGCCGACGCCGACTTCCTGCGCAAGATGATCCCGCACCACCGCCAGGCCGTGGAGATCTCCGGGCTGGCCGCCACCCGCGCCGGGAATCCGCGGATCGTCGCGCTGGCCGACCGGATCGCGGACACCCAGACCGTCGAGATCAACGCCTACCGCGGCTGGCTCACCCAGCGCAACCTCGGCGAGGAACTGCCCGGCCACGACCACGCCACGATGCCCGGCATGCAGAGCCCGGAGCGCATCGCGGAGCTGACCGCGATGTCCGGCGACGAGTTCGACCGGCGCTTCGTGGAGATGATGACCGACCACCACGCGGGCGCGATCGCCATGGCCGACGAGGCGCTGCGCGCGGGTGAGAACCCCTGGGTCGCCCAGATCGCCACCTCGGTCGCGCACGAGCAGGCCGTCGAGATCGACCGGATGAGCGAGATCATCGTCGGCTGA